A section of the Pseudomonas fluorescens genome encodes:
- a CDS encoding ABC transporter permease, translating into MPETLLTGVAEAIPANLRRRSRGLFAGRGGEWVVGLAVLVSLLALLPIGFVIGVSYQAGWATLVPLVFRPRVGELLINTVLLVGLTIPLCVTLGVALAWLTERTDLPGRRWWSLLATAPLAVPAFVHSYAWVSLVPPIHGLFAGVLVSVIAYFPFMYLPVAATLRRLDPAIEDVAESLGLKPWAVFFRVVLPQLRLAICGGALLVGLHLLAEYGLYAMIRFDTFTTAIFDQFKSTFNGPAANMLASVLALCCLVMLTVESTSRGSARYARVGSGSAREQRVMRLSPTANTLALTLQVLTCALALGVPLITLGKWLIAGGTQVWQLDELMPALEQTLLFGVAGAVLTTCAGIPIAWLSIRSPGRLQRVLESCNYITSSLPGIVVALALVTVTIHFARPIYQTTITVLLAYLLMFLPRALVSLRAGIAQAPVELENMARSLGRSPARALWLITLRLAAPGAAAGAALIFLAITNELTATLLLAPNGTRTLATGFWAMTSEIDYAAAAPYALLMILLSLPLTGLLYHQSKRTAGR; encoded by the coding sequence ATGCCTGAAACCTTGCTGACGGGTGTCGCTGAGGCGATTCCCGCGAATTTGCGGCGACGATCTCGTGGTCTCTTTGCGGGTCGCGGTGGCGAGTGGGTGGTCGGTTTGGCGGTGCTGGTGTCGCTACTGGCGCTGCTGCCGATTGGCTTCGTCATCGGCGTGTCCTATCAGGCCGGCTGGGCAACGCTCGTGCCGCTGGTGTTCCGCCCCCGCGTTGGCGAGTTGTTGATCAACACCGTGTTGCTGGTGGGGCTCACGATTCCCTTGTGCGTCACGCTCGGTGTGGCGCTGGCCTGGCTCACCGAGCGCACCGACCTGCCGGGGCGGCGTTGGTGGTCGTTGTTGGCGACCGCGCCGCTGGCGGTGCCGGCCTTCGTTCACAGCTATGCCTGGGTCAGCCTGGTCCCACCGATTCACGGGTTGTTTGCCGGGGTCCTGGTGTCGGTCATCGCCTACTTCCCGTTCATGTACCTGCCGGTTGCTGCGACGCTGCGTCGTCTCGATCCGGCCATCGAAGACGTTGCCGAATCGCTGGGTCTCAAACCTTGGGCGGTGTTTTTCCGAGTGGTGCTGCCGCAACTGCGCTTGGCCATCTGTGGCGGTGCCTTGCTGGTGGGCCTGCACCTGCTGGCCGAATATGGCCTGTACGCGATGATCCGCTTCGACACCTTCACCACGGCAATCTTCGATCAGTTCAAGTCCACCTTCAACGGCCCCGCCGCAAACATGCTGGCCAGCGTGCTCGCCCTGTGTTGCCTGGTGATGCTGACCGTCGAATCGACTTCTCGCGGCAGTGCGCGTTACGCCCGGGTCGGGTCGGGCAGCGCCCGCGAGCAGCGTGTTATGCGTCTGTCGCCGACCGCAAACACACTCGCGCTGACTTTACAGGTGCTGACATGCGCCCTAGCGCTGGGTGTGCCATTGATTACATTAGGCAAGTGGTTAATCGCCGGAGGTACGCAGGTTTGGCAACTGGACGAATTGATGCCGGCGCTGGAACAGACCCTGCTGTTCGGCGTTGCGGGTGCAGTCCTCACCACCTGCGCTGGCATCCCAATTGCCTGGCTGTCGATTCGCTCGCCGGGCCGGTTGCAACGTGTGCTGGAAAGCTGCAACTACATCACCAGTTCATTGCCCGGGATCGTCGTGGCCCTGGCATTGGTGACCGTCACCATCCATTTCGCCCGGCCGATTTACCAGACGACTATCACGGTGTTGCTGGCGTATCTGCTGATGTTTCTTCCGCGCGCCCTAGTGAGTTTGCGCGCAGGCATCGCACAGGCGCCGGTTGAGCTGGAAAACATGGCCCGCAGCCTAGGCCGCTCGCCCGCCCGTGCATTATGGCTGATCACCTTGCGTCTGGCCGCGCCCGGCGCTGCCGCAGGTGCCGCGCTGATATTTTTGGCGATCACCAATGAATTGACCGCCACCCTGCTGCTCGCCCCAAACGGCACGCGCACCTTGGCCACTGGATTCTGGGCCATGACCAGCGAGATCGATTACGCCGCCGCGGCGCCCTACGCCCTGTTGATGATCCTGCTGTCGCTTCCGTTGACCGGACTTCTTTATCACCAATCCAAACGAACGGCTGGCCGATGA
- a CDS encoding ABC transporter ATP-binding protein, translating to MNALELHSICKSYGAHQALESINLSVPTGSRTVIVGPSGSGKTTLLRMIAGFEFPDAGRLSLNGQTLVDDTHEVPAHQRQIGYVPQDGALFPHMTVAANIGFGLSTKGGAKQERIAELMDRVALDANMANRWPHELSGGQQQRVALARALAQQPRLMLLDEPFSALDTGLRAAMRKLVARLLGDAGVTTILVTHDQSEALSFADQLAVMRNGRLVQSGHPLDLYRYPENEQTALFLGDAVVMPARIEAGWAHCDLGRIPVNNHRNTQSAQIMLRPEQLHLVSIQPGPSEEVGCRAVVTERDFSGNTCTLTVQLQAHAADDLSGRSLMVRSSGLYAPPAGSAVYVSMIGHAHVLGKP from the coding sequence ATGAACGCTCTTGAACTCCATTCCATCTGCAAATCCTACGGCGCCCATCAAGCGCTGGAGAGCATCAACCTGTCGGTGCCGACGGGCAGCCGAACAGTCATCGTCGGCCCGTCCGGCTCAGGGAAAACCACTTTGCTGCGAATGATCGCGGGCTTCGAGTTCCCGGATGCGGGGCGCCTTTCGCTCAACGGCCAGACGCTGGTCGACGACACGCACGAAGTACCCGCCCACCAACGCCAGATCGGTTATGTGCCTCAGGACGGCGCCCTGTTCCCGCACATGACCGTGGCCGCCAACATCGGATTCGGGCTTTCGACCAAGGGCGGCGCAAAACAGGAGCGCATCGCGGAGTTGATGGACAGAGTGGCGCTGGATGCGAACATGGCCAACCGTTGGCCCCATGAACTCTCCGGCGGCCAGCAACAGCGCGTGGCGCTGGCGAGGGCGTTGGCGCAACAGCCGCGCTTGATGTTGCTGGATGAACCGTTTTCGGCGCTCGATACCGGCCTGCGCGCCGCCATGCGCAAATTGGTCGCGCGGCTGCTAGGCGACGCTGGCGTCACCACCATTCTGGTCACCCATGACCAGAGCGAAGCTTTGTCGTTTGCCGATCAGCTGGCGGTGATGCGCAACGGTCGGCTGGTGCAGTCAGGCCATCCGCTGGATCTGTACCGTTATCCCGAGAATGAACAAACCGCGCTGTTTCTGGGGGATGCCGTGGTCATGCCCGCCAGAATCGAAGCCGGCTGGGCCCATTGCGATCTCGGTCGTATCCCGGTGAACAATCATCGGAACACCCAATCGGCGCAGATCATGCTGCGTCCCGAGCAACTGCACCTGGTCAGCATCCAACCAGGCCCTTCCGAAGAGGTCGGCTGCCGAGCCGTGGTCACCGAGCGCGATTTCAGCGGCAACACCTGCACCTTGACCGTGCAGTTACAGGCGCATGCAGCCGACGATCTGTCGGGACGATCTTTGATGGTTCGCAGTTCGGGCCTGTATGCACCACCTGCCGGCAGTGCGGTTTACGTCTCGATGATCGGTCATGCCCACGTACTGGGCAAACCTTGA